Part of the Oligoflexus sp. genome is shown below.
ATGGACCACCCAAAGTTTCCATACGTCGTTACCAGAAGCGTAACGGGGTCTATCGCCAGCAGAGTAAATTCAACATTTCGAGCGCAAAACAGGCTCACGAAATGATTGAGACCCTGCTTAAGTGGTACCCAAAGGATGGCTCAGCTTTCGAAGTACCGGAAGCTCAGGCCTGATAGAAAATCCAGCAATCCATTAAAGCCGGCGAGACGTTATGGTCTGCGCTGGCTTTTTTGTTGCCCCGCCCCTGCCTCTTCAAAATAGCGAATCATCCACCTTCGGCTTGAACAGCCGCACCAGAAACGGCCTTTTCTTCCGTTTTTTAGGCTTACTCTGATCGAGCCGCTCCAGACGCTCCATCCGCATCTCAATGTGCTTCATCGAACGCATGGCCTCCTGCAGAGCCACACAGTTGCGCCAGCTGCTGCGGTCGACTTCGAGGCTGTAAAAGCTGATGAGAGGCCCAGAGCGGGGATGCCAGGCGTGTAGGGGGAGGCTATGCAGAGTTTCCAAAGTACCCGTGTAGTGGGACAGGGCGTCCAGCAGAGCGCGATCAGGATGCGCGGGAATAAGATGCAGATGATCGTTCCGGCTTAACGTGAAAATGAGGCTGGTCAAGGAAACCAAAGCTTCCTGCCCGCGTTCGTCGCCGGTTCCATCCAGTGAGAAAAAGACAAAGCCCTTTCCATAATGCTTGCTGGGAAATGACTGCAGCTCCGCCCAGCCAAGCGGAGGACCATTTTCCTCGGCTTTATAAATCCAGCATGCATCCAAGGTCGGATTCTTGCGACGGCGGTGGCGATAGAGTTTCGGTCTTGCGAATATTTGCTGAGGACAGGACTGCCTCTCCCTCACGAAATAGTCGAAATCTGTAGGCTCCCAGCGACTCTGGTGCTGCCAAAGGCCTTGAGAGAGGCGCAGAGGAAAATCTTCATAACTCGGCTGGTGAAGGAAACTCGGCATTTTTTTCTCTCATTGCTGGGAATTCTTCTTTGCTATTATGAACAAGTCTCGATGGAAACTGAATAGGAGACTCAGCCGTGTTCAATCCGCAGAAAAAAGGGGGCACTGGCCCTGGGAAAAAGGATCATCCGAAAGACTATGCGGTGACTATCATCACCAGCGGCTGTCACTTCTCGGGCAAGCTTTACTGCAAAGGCGCCACGCGCATCGGCGGCAAAGTCGATGGTGAAATCGTCTCTGAAGGTCTTTTGATCATCGAAGAGGAAGCCATCATTTCCGCGGAAGTGAAAGCTGAAGACATCGTCATTCAGGGTCATCTGCGTGGAACAGTCGAAGCACACGGCAAAGTCGAGTTGAGCCCGACCTGTGTTTTCGAAGGTGACATCATCACCCCGGTTTTGGTTGTCCAGGAAGGTGCCCAGTTCAACGGCCGCACGACCATGGATCCGAACCGCATTATGGATCGCCAGGCCAATCATGATCATACAGCCTACTCGACGCCAGTTTTGGGTGGCACGATTCGCCCTGAAGAACTGTCCAAAGTCGATATGAGCATGAACGGTCCCGAAATTAACGCCAATCTTTGATCATACACGGCAACCCGGTTTTTCCAGGCTTCCCACGGAAGCCTGGATTTCGGTATTTTCTGGACGCGAAACCTTCCCCTCGGCATTATCGGACTATGACCCTTCAAGGTCTTTGGTTTTGCATTGTGGTGGAAGGATGCCATGAAAAGGCTTGTGACTTTAAGCGTGCTCGCACTCAGCTTCAGCGGATGTACTCAGGAATTTCAGAATAAAATTTCCCGGAGCGTTCAGAACTGGACCGGTACCAACGGCGTTTTGGATATCATCAGCGACGGGAAAGTGATGTATCGCTTCATAAATATTGATAAATTAACCACGGCAACGGCAACAGGCCAGGGCATTCAGGGCGAATCCCGTGCCTATCGCTTTGGCTATGGCGTAATGGACAAGAATTTCAACCTGGTCGCCGACGAGGACGAAAAGAAGGTTTATTTCGAAATTAGCGATTTCGCCACGAATTATGTGTTCTATGAGAACCCGAATTAAGGATGCCGCATGCGACTTCATCTTCTCGCGCTCTTTGGTTCCCTGCATTTCATGGCCTGTGCCAGTAACGAAGCCGTATTTTCGGATAAGGTCGTCGTCGATCCCATTACCGGCCAGGACGGTCTTCCGAAGTATGTCCAGGCCCAGGGTCAGCAGGCTGTGAAGGGTGGCAAGATCAGCTGGTTCACCTGCACCCAAAGCACAGCGGCACCTTCCATGGTTTTGCTGAATCCCGGACCGAAGAGCTGGAGCAAGGAAGAAGTCTGTAAAACCCCGGCAGCCCTGGCTTTCCTGAATCATGGGCTCAATGTCATTGCCATCAATCGACCGGAAACGGAAACCCTGGGCGACGATGCCTCGCTGAATCAGGTCAAGGAAACCGTGGACTTTCTGCAGAAAGAGGATCGCCGGTTGGAAGGCCTTTGGTCGACGGGCGAGGGGAGTGTCATGGCTCTGCGCCTTGCACGCCAGTACCCCTGGAAGATTCTGATCATCGGCAACGGCATTTATGATATGGAGCTGGCCATGAAAGACAGCGCCGATCAGGACTTCGTGGCTCGTGTCAAAGCCATGCCGGGCAGCAGTGACCCGAACTTCGCTGAAAAGCGTTCAGCAGCTTGGGATCTGAGTGGCCTGCCTAAAGTGATATATCTTTATCATGGCGGCCAAAACTCCCAAATCCGCTCCGATCAAGCCACCCAATTTCGCAATTCTTTGGCCGCCAGCGAACACAGAGTCGAACTGTATATTCTCGAAGAGGATACGCAGAATCTTCGGCCCGACTACCACCGCGGCGTTCTCAGCAAGATCCTTGAGAATTATCAAAAACCCGAGTGATGAGCTCGCTCTTATGCATGAGTGGCCACCCTGTCGGTCGCGGCAGCCTCCGGCAGGAACTGCCGATTTCAGATGGGCGGGATCGCGGTAATATAGAAAGCGGACGGGTCTGTCTGTTTTGGCTTTTTTGTTTGGCTTATAGTTGCTATTTCATTCTGCTGGCAGGGTCTGCTCAAGCCAACTTTTAGATATATGGCGAACAACTGCCGCCCAATACCCAAGCATGTAGGGAGACGATATGGCATTTGAGGTCCGTTTTCCGGTCGTAGGAGAATCCGTCCAAGAAGGACAGGTCTATAAATGGCGCAAAAAGACCGGCGAATTCGTCAAGCGTGACGAGGTTTTGGTGGAAGTCGAGACCGATAAGGCCACTGTCGAAATCGTTGCCGAAGCTGAAGGGACTTTGACCATTCAAAAGAACGAAGGCGAAACGATTGCCGTCGGTGAAGTTCTCGCTTCCATAGATACCGCTGCGAAAGCTCCGGCCGCCAGCGCCCCAGCCGCACCGGCCGCTGCAGCCAAACCTTCTGCACCTGCAGTGCCACCACCTCCTGCAGCCAAAGCCGCAGCGGGAACTGATCCACGTCCGCAAAGCCCAGCCGTCGCCCGTATGGCCGCTGAGCATCAAATTGATACCTCGGGCATCCCCGGCAGTGGCCGCGGTGGTCGCGTCACCAAGGATGATATGGTGGCTCATCTTGAGAGTCCCAAGCCTCCTGTGCCTTCTGCCGCTCCCGCTGCAGCGCCCAAGGCCCCAGCTCCGGCAGCAGCAGCTCCAAGCGGAGCACGCACGGAGCGTCGTGAGAAGATGACCCGTCTGCGCCAGCGCATTGCAGAGCGCCTCGTGGAAGCTCAGCACACAGCGGCCATGCTCACCACATTCAACGAAGTGGACATGAGCGCGATCATGGAGCTGCGCAAGCGTTATAAGGATCCTTTCAAGGAAACGCACGGCGTTGGCCTTGGTTTCATGAGCTTTTTCGTGAAAGCGGCTGTTCAGGCCTTAAAACAATTCCCCGCCATCAACGGTTACGTGGATGGAACGGATATCGTTTACCACGATTATTACGATATCGGCGTCGCGGTCTCGACTGATCGTGGTCTCATGGTTCCTGTGGTAAGAGACGTCGATAAGCTGAGCTTCGCTCAGATTGAAGGCGCGATTGCCGAGTACGCGAAAAAAGGCCGCGATGGCAAGATCTCGCTCGATGATCTGACCGGCGGTACCTTTACCATTTCCAATGGTGGAACCTTCGGCAGCTTGCTTTCGACGCCTATTCTGAACCCACCGCAAAGCGCGATCCTTGGCATGCACAAGATCGAAGAGCGTCCGGTGGTGGTGAACGGTCAGATCGTGGCAAGGCCCATGATGTACCTTGCGATGTCCTACGATCACCGTATCGTGGACGGCAAGGAAGCAGTCGGGTTCCTGGTGAAGATCAAAGAAAACATTGAAGACCCAGCACGTTTGCTGCTTGGAGTATAAGGGCTATGGCGGAAACTCAATTTGATTTGGTGGTGATCGGTGGTGGTGTGGCGGGTTATGTAGCCGCCATCCGCGCGGCGCAGTTGGGACTGAAATCCGCGGTGATCGAAAGCCGTGGGACCCTGGGCGGAACATGCCTCAACGTCGGCTGCATTCCGAGCAAGGCGCTCCTGCAGTCGAGTGAAAATTATTCGCACGCGAAGCATAAGCTCAAAGACCACGGCGTCGTCGTGGAAAAAGTGGGCTTTGACCTTGGCGTCATGATGAAGCGCAAGGAAGGCATCGTCAAGAAGCTGACCACGGGCGTTGAATTCCTGATGAAGAAGAACAAGATCACCTACGTGAAGGGCTTCGGTTCCTTCGTCGACAAAAACACGATCAAGGTGGCTTTGAATGAAGGCGGTGAGCAAACCCTTCAGACGAAATACACCATCATCGCAACCGGCTCGGAACCAATCGAAATTCCGATCGCGCCTTTCGACGAAAAGCAGGTGCTCAGCTCGACCGGCGCGCTTGCCCTTGAAGCCGTGCCCGAGCACCTCGTGGTGATCGGCGGCGGCGTCATCGGTCTCGAAATGGGCAGCGTTTGGGCTCGTCTCGGTGCGAAAGTCACGGTGATCGAAGCCGCGGAAACCATCCTGCCGATGATGGACAAGGATGTGATCCGCACCATGAAAAAAACGCTCGGCGCGGAAGGCATGGAATTCCATGAAAAGACCCGCTTCACCGAGCTGAAGAAAAGCGGCAAGAAGCTTACCGTCGTCGCCGATAAAGGCGGCGAGGTCGTGAGCATCGACTGCGACAAGGTTCTGGTCGCCGTGGGCCGCCGCGCGTTCACTAAAAACCTCGGCCTCGATAAAGTCGGCATCACGCCCGAGAAAAACGGCAAGATCAAGACCGATGGCCACTACGGTACCGGCGTTCCCGGTATCTATGCGATCGGTGATGTGATCGATGGCCCCATGCTGGCCCATAAAGCCGAAGAGGAAGGCGTCGCCTGTGCGGAAATGATCGCGGGCAAGCCTGGACATATGAATTACGAAGCGATTCCGAACGTGGTCTACACCTGGCCGGAAGTCGCGGCGATCGGCATCAGCGAGCAGGATGCGCAGGCCAAAGGCCTGGAAGTGAATATCGGTAAATTCCCCTTCGCTCCGAATGGTCGCGCCATGGCCTATGGCGAAACCGAAGGCTTCGTGAAGCTGATTGCCGATAAGAAAACCGATCGTTTGCTCGGCGCGCATATCGTCGGTCCTTTTGCTTCTGAATTGATTGGCGAGCTGGCGATTGCCTTCGAATACTCGGCCAGCGCAGAAGATGTGGCCCGTTCGGTGCACGCGCACCCGACCCTGGCGGAAGTCATTAAAGAAGCAGCGTTGGCTGTGGACAAGAGATCATTACATAGTTAACGGGTCATCCACCTAAAGAAGGATTCAAGAGATGAAAGGTGTCATCGACGGCGGGAAGTTCACCTATGCGAATGGTGCTAACGTAGCCTACCTGGAGAGCCTTTATAAGGAATACAAGAATAATCCGGATGCTGTGGACCCTCAGTGGAAGCTGTTTTTTGAAGGATATGAATTCGCCGCATCGAGTTCCAAGGGAGTCTCGGCCGGCGTCGGTGCCCAGGATGATTCGGAAGCCAGGGTTGAGCACTTCATCAACCTTTTCCGCCGTCTTGGCCATCTCTCAGCAAACCTGAATCCTTTGGCCCCCAAGCCTCCTCTGGCCAGCGACCTTTTGCCAGCCAAGGCAGGTCTCGGTAACGTCACAGACAGCCAGACCTTTCATCCGGCGACGCTGCCGGTCAAAGGTCCTGTCAGCTTTGGTGAAGTGCACTCGCTCCTTCAGGATACTTACACGCGCACCATCGGTGCTGATTTCCGCGAACTTCCTGATAATGAAGCCCTGGAATGGCTGCAGCAGCAGATGGAAACCACCCGCAACCGTCCCGCGATCGACAATGCGACCAAGGTCCGCATTCTGAAAAAACTCACCCAGACCGAAGGCTTCGAGAAATTCCTTCAGGACCGCTACCTCGGTCAGAAGCGTTTTTCGATCGAAGGTCTCGACACCATGATGGTCCTCCTTGATGTCGTTGCCGATGAAGCAGCGAAATCCCAGGTGGAAGAGATCGAAATGGGTATGGCCCACCGCGGCCGCCTCAACGTTCTCGCCAACTTCATGGGCAAGCCTTACGAACTCATGATCAAGGAATTCGAAGGCAGCGAGATCGAAACCTACGGCATCGACGGCGATGTGAAGTATCACAAGGGCTATGCGTCGCTGATCGAGACGATGAGCGGCGACAAGGTTCGCGCTTACCTGTCACCGAACCCTTCGCACCTTGAAGCTGTGAACCCTGTCGTGGAAGGCTTTGCCCGCGCCCGTCAGCGCATGCTGAACGATCCGCATGGTGACAAGGTGCTCCCGGTTTTGATTCACGGCGACGCGGCCTTTATCGGTCAGGGTCTGGTGGCTGAAACCTTGAACCTTTCCGAGCTGGCGTCTTACAAAACAGGTGGAACGGTTCACATCATTTCGAACAACCAGGTCGGCTTCACCACCGATCCGGAAGAAGGCCGCTCCTGCCGCTATTCTTCGGACATCGCCAAGATCGTGCGCGCCCCTGTGCTGCACGTGAATGCCGATGACGCCGAAGCCGTGGTGTGGGCGGGCCGCATGGCAACCGCCTACCGTCAGAAATTCAAGAAAGACGTTGTGATCGATCTGATCGGTTACCGCCGTCATGGTCACAACGAAACCGATGAACCGAGCTTCACCCAGCCGGTCATGTATCAGATCATCCGCAATCATCCGACCGTCCTCACGCAGTTTGGCGAAAAACTGGTGAAAGAAGGCGTGATGACCCAGGATGCGATCGTCGCGGAAATGAAGAACTTCCGCGATATGCTGCAGACCGGAATGGAAAAGGTTCGCGCGGGTCAGGTGAAGATACTCCCGACCGTTCCCCGTGAGCTTGAAAACAGCACCAAGCATGTGAAGGCCACCGAAGAGGATCTCTTCCGTCCGGCTGAGACTGGAATCAAGGTCAACGTTGTAAAAGAGATCGTGGCCAACGCCACCAAGGTGCCCGCTGGATTCAAGCCGAATCCCAAGATCGAGCGTTTGCTGAAATCCCGCCAGGAAATGGTGGAAGGCGAAGGCAACATAGATTGGGGCCTTGCTGAAATGCTTGCGTACGGAAGCCTTGCGCTGGAGGGCAAGCATGTTCGCCTGTCCGGTCAGGACTGCAAACGCGGGACCTTCTCGCACCGTCACGCTGTGATTCGGGATTTTGAAACCGGCAAGCCCTTGGAACTTTTGAATCAGCTCGGCCAAGGACAGGCTCAGGTGGAAGTGATCAACAGCCCGCTCTCCGAGCAGGGCGTGATGGGCTTTGAATTTGGATACTCGGTAGCGGATCGTGATGCTCTCGTCCTTTGGGAAGCTCAGTTCGGTGACTTCTGCAACGGCGCTCAGATCATCATCGACCAGTTCCTCGCCGCTTCGGAAGCCAAGTGGAAACAGGCCTCGGGCCTTGTCCTCCTTCTGCCTCACGGTTATGAAGGCATGGGCCCTGAGCACTCCAGCGCGCGTCCTGAACGCTTCCTGCAGCTCTGCGGGGACAGCAATATTCAGGTCGCTAACCTGACGACTCCGGCTCAGCTGTTCCACATCCTGCGCCGTCAGCTCCATCGTCCCTTCCGCAAACCCTTGGTGATCATGACACCGAAGAGTTTGCTCCGTCACCCGGCTGTGGTGTCGAAGACCAAGGAATTCGTCGATGGCCGCTTTGTGGAAGTCATTGATGATCTTTCGCAGAAGACCAAGAGCAAGGTTCGCCGCGTGGTCTTCTGTACGGGTAAAGTCTTCTTCGAACTCGACAAGGAGCGCAATGAGCTCGGCGTGGCCGAGCAGGTGGCCCTGGTTCGTATCGAGCAGCTTTATCCCTTCCCGGAAGAGCAGCTGAAGAAGATCATGGCCAGCTATCCTGAAGCCACAGAGATTCTGTGGGTGCAGGAAGAGCCTTCCAACATGGGCGCCTGGACGTTCATCCGTCATCGGCTTGAGGCTCTCTGCAACGAGACTCAGGAGCTCTACTACTGCGGTCGCCGCGATGCGGGTACCACGGCAGAAGGCTACACCAAGGTGCACGAGAAGGAGCAGAAGCGCATCCTCCAGGAAGCGCTGACGCTGCCAGAAAAGGCTGATAAAAAAGCCAAAAAGACCAAGTAACGCATCCTGTCTCCGGTCACATTATGGCCGGAGACCTGTTTCCCTCATCCTTCCTGCCTTTGCCGTCCAAATACGCCTTGACTTCACTTCCCAAAATCATTAGCGTCTTTTCCACTTCGCTGACGCAAGATTCGTCAGTTTAGGAGAGGTGGCCGAGTGGTTGAAGGCGCACGCCTGGAAAGCGTGTAGGTGGGAAACTGCCTCGGGGGTTCGAATCCCCCTCTCTCCGCCAGTGTTTTGAAGCGCAGTGTGATAGCTGGATTCCGGATGGTATTGCTCCGTGAACCCCGCCAGGACCGGAAGGTAGCAACGGTAGCGGGTGTCAGTAGGTGTTCGGGCCATCCAGCTATCACAGTGCGCTTTTTTGCATCTTGTTCTTCCGCTCCCAATCAGCGAAAAACATTCATCCAGAATTTTTTCTGCCGAGGGAGTTCCCCGTGTCTTACGTTTCTTTGGCCCGTAAATATCGCCCCCGTCGATTTGTGGATATGGTGGGTCAGGAATCCACAACCCTCGCGTTGACCAACGCCATTCGCCTCCGTCGTGAACCGCATAGCGTGATCTTTACCGGCGTTCGTGGAGTCGGCAAGACCACCAGTGCCCGGATTTATGCGAAAGCTCTCAATTGCGAGAATGGACCCACAGCGGAGCCCTGCGACGAGTGCGCGAGCTGCGTGGCGATTGCGTCCGGCAATCATGAGGACGTCCTGGAAATCGACGGAGCGTCCAATACGGGCGTGGATGATGTGCGGGCTTTGCAGGAGACGCTGAGCTATGTTCCGCAGCGTTCGACCTATAAGATTTACATCATCGACGAAGTGCACATGCTTTCGATCAGTGCCTTCAATGCGCTTTTGAAGACGCTTGAAGA
Proteins encoded:
- the odhB gene encoding 2-oxoglutarate dehydrogenase complex dihydrolipoyllysine-residue succinyltransferase, whose protein sequence is MAFEVRFPVVGESVQEGQVYKWRKKTGEFVKRDEVLVEVETDKATVEIVAEAEGTLTIQKNEGETIAVGEVLASIDTAAKAPAASAPAAPAAAAKPSAPAVPPPPAAKAAAGTDPRPQSPAVARMAAEHQIDTSGIPGSGRGGRVTKDDMVAHLESPKPPVPSAAPAAAPKAPAPAAAAPSGARTERREKMTRLRQRIAERLVEAQHTAAMLTTFNEVDMSAIMELRKRYKDPFKETHGVGLGFMSFFVKAAVQALKQFPAINGYVDGTDIVYHDYYDIGVAVSTDRGLMVPVVRDVDKLSFAQIEGAIAEYAKKGRDGKISLDDLTGGTFTISNGGTFGSLLSTPILNPPQSAILGMHKIEERPVVVNGQIVARPMMYLAMSYDHRIVDGKEAVGFLVKIKENIEDPARLLLGV
- a CDS encoding 2-oxoglutarate dehydrogenase E1 component produces the protein MKGVIDGGKFTYANGANVAYLESLYKEYKNNPDAVDPQWKLFFEGYEFAASSSKGVSAGVGAQDDSEARVEHFINLFRRLGHLSANLNPLAPKPPLASDLLPAKAGLGNVTDSQTFHPATLPVKGPVSFGEVHSLLQDTYTRTIGADFRELPDNEALEWLQQQMETTRNRPAIDNATKVRILKKLTQTEGFEKFLQDRYLGQKRFSIEGLDTMMVLLDVVADEAAKSQVEEIEMGMAHRGRLNVLANFMGKPYELMIKEFEGSEIETYGIDGDVKYHKGYASLIETMSGDKVRAYLSPNPSHLEAVNPVVEGFARARQRMLNDPHGDKVLPVLIHGDAAFIGQGLVAETLNLSELASYKTGGTVHIISNNQVGFTTDPEEGRSCRYSSDIAKIVRAPVLHVNADDAEAVVWAGRMATAYRQKFKKDVVIDLIGYRRHGHNETDEPSFTQPVMYQIIRNHPTVLTQFGEKLVKEGVMTQDAIVAEMKNFRDMLQTGMEKVRAGQVKILPTVPRELENSTKHVKATEEDLFRPAETGIKVNVVKEIVANATKVPAGFKPNPKIERLLKSRQEMVEGEGNIDWGLAEMLAYGSLALEGKHVRLSGQDCKRGTFSHRHAVIRDFETGKPLELLNQLGQGQAQVEVINSPLSEQGVMGFEFGYSVADRDALVLWEAQFGDFCNGAQIIIDQFLAASEAKWKQASGLVLLLPHGYEGMGPEHSSARPERFLQLCGDSNIQVANLTTPAQLFHILRRQLHRPFRKPLVIMTPKSLLRHPAVVSKTKEFVDGRFVEVIDDLSQKTKSKVRRVVFCTGKVFFELDKERNELGVAEQVALVRIEQLYPFPEEQLKKIMASYPEATEILWVQEEPSNMGAWTFIRHRLEALCNETQELYYCGRRDAGTTAEGYTKVHEKEQKRILQEALTLPEKADKKAKKTK
- the lpdA gene encoding dihydrolipoyl dehydrogenase, yielding MAETQFDLVVIGGGVAGYVAAIRAAQLGLKSAVIESRGTLGGTCLNVGCIPSKALLQSSENYSHAKHKLKDHGVVVEKVGFDLGVMMKRKEGIVKKLTTGVEFLMKKNKITYVKGFGSFVDKNTIKVALNEGGEQTLQTKYTIIATGSEPIEIPIAPFDEKQVLSSTGALALEAVPEHLVVIGGGVIGLEMGSVWARLGAKVTVIEAAETILPMMDKDVIRTMKKTLGAEGMEFHEKTRFTELKKSGKKLTVVADKGGEVVSIDCDKVLVAVGRRAFTKNLGLDKVGITPEKNGKIKTDGHYGTGVPGIYAIGDVIDGPMLAHKAEEEGVACAEMIAGKPGHMNYEAIPNVVYTWPEVAAIGISEQDAQAKGLEVNIGKFPFAPNGRAMAYGETEGFVKLIADKKTDRLLGAHIVGPFASELIGELAIAFEYSASAEDVARSVHAHPTLAEVIKEAALAVDKRSLHS
- a CDS encoding polymer-forming cytoskeletal protein, yielding MFNPQKKGGTGPGKKDHPKDYAVTIITSGCHFSGKLYCKGATRIGGKVDGEIVSEGLLIIEEEAIISAEVKAEDIVIQGHLRGTVEAHGKVELSPTCVFEGDIITPVLVVQEGAQFNGRTTMDPNRIMDRQANHDHTAYSTPVLGGTIRPEELSKVDMSMNGPEINANL